Proteins encoded by one window of Plectropomus leopardus isolate mb unplaced genomic scaffold, YSFRI_Pleo_2.0 unplaced_scaffold24976, whole genome shotgun sequence:
- the LOC121966539 gene encoding alpha-soluble NSF attachment protein-like produces the protein LRSLLIFLFSSANKCLLKVATYAAQLEQYPKAIEIYEQVGTHAMDSTLLKYSAKDHFFKAALCHFCVDTLNANLAVRKYEEMFPAFSDSRECKLLKKLLEACEEQNVDAYTDAVSEMFSL, from the exons TTTTCAGTTCAGCAAACAAGTGCCTTCTGAAAGTAGCAACCTACGCAGCTCAGCTGGAGCAGTACCCAAAAGCGATTGAAATCTATGAACAG gtCGGAACCCACGCAATGGACAGTACGCTCCTGAAATACAGTGCCAAGGATCACTTCTTCAAGGCGGCGCTCTGCCACTTCTGTGTAGACACGCTGAATGCAAAT CTTGCTGTGAGGAAGTATGAGGAAATGTTTCCGGCCTTTTCAGACTCCCGAGAATGCAAGCTGTTGAAG AAACTTCTAGAGGCCTGCGAAGAACAGAACGTGGATGCCTATACTGATGCGGTGAGTGAAATGTTTTCTCTA